CCCGTCGGCGCCAGTTCCTTGGCGACGATTCCGCCGGTCCAGCCCGACCCTACGATCACCACATCGACGGGGGGAAGCTTGACTGCCATCAACCGAAATCCTGGATCGACATGGGTTCCTCGACGCGGAACGGCTTGTTGCGCCATTCGGCGATCTTGTCCGAATACATTTCGCCGACTCCGGGATAGCCCAGCAGCTTCCACGACGCCTTGCCCTTGTTCCCGCCATACAGCGGATCGGCGAAGAAGCCGTCCATCGCGAGCTGGAAGAGCATCCGGAAGAAGACCGGCGTCGGCACCACCTCGAGCGCGATCTTGTCGGCCTCGAGCGCGGTGACGATCGCCACGCGCTCGGCATCGGTGACGGTATCGAAGCTGTTGTCGGCATAGGTGTTGCGGACCACCGCATTCGCCTCGGCGATGCCGAGCCGCACGATATCGGCAGGCGTCAGCGCCGACTGGTACCCCTGCTCGGGGGTTCCCTCGACGAACGGGCCTTGCAGGTACATCGTCCGGCCCTGGCCCCAGGCCGAATATAATTGGCGATCGATGAAGGTCGCGACGCCGAGCTCGCTGCCCTTGGCGGACAATTCGTCGGCGGGGATCAGCGTGTCGACAAAGGCTTCGACGAACGCCGCCTCTTCGGTGTCGAGGAACATATAGCCCGCGGGTGCCGCGTCGGTCGCAGGGGCAGGGGTGCGCCCCGCCATGGCGTGGCCGGCATGGCCGCCCGATGGCGGCACCGGATTGGCGCCGGTCTGCGCGACGGGGTCGGTCTGCTGTGCGCCGAGCGTACCCGGCACCGCTGCGGCGCCCATGCCCAGCCCTGCGAACTTCAGCAGCGTCCGACGGTCGGTGAGCTTGTGGTCGGTCATGGCGCAGGGGGTCCTTCGACATAGAGCGGGCGCGATGCGTCGATCCGCAGGAACAACGCGGCGGCGATCAGGCACAGCACCGCGAGCACCGCGAACGCCGCGAACCACCCGCTCGCGCTGACGATATAACCGGTCACCGCCGCCGCGATCGCCGCGCCGATATTGCCGAGCGTGTTCATCACCGCCGACACCGAACCGGCATATTCGCCGCCGATGTCGAGCGTGACCGCCCACGAGACGCCGACGGTCAGTTCGAGCCCGAACAGCGCGACGCAGAAGCACAGGATGCTCGCGATCGGTGCTTCGATCGAAGCAGCGAGCGGGATCATCGCGGCGGCGATCAGGAAGCCGATGATCGCCACCACGCGGCGCGCCATCTTGAGCCCCGCGCCGCGCTTGACGAGCCGGTCCGAGCTCCAGCCGCCGGCCAAGTCGCCGACTACCCCCGCCATCAGCGGCATGCTCGCGAACAGCCCCATCATCGCCAGGTCATAGCCGCGCGCGTCGTGGAGATATTTGGGGAACCAGGTCAGGAAGATGTTGATGCAATAGGCGTAGCAGAAATACATCGCCGACAGCGTCCACAGCTGCGGCTGCGCGAGCAGCTTGCGCCAGGGAACGCTGCTGCGCGGCTTGCCCTGGCCGAGTTCGCCCTCGATCAGCGCGAGTTCGGCGGCGTTGACCGAGCGATGCTCGCGCGGGGTGTCGCGATAGAACCAGAACCACAGCCCCGCCCAGGCGACGCCGATCAACGCAAACGCAACGAAGGGCATCCGCCAGCCGAAGCTGACGATCAACAGCGCGACGAATACCGGGGTGATCGCGCCGCCCAGCCGCGCGCCGGCATGCGTCAGCCCCTGCGCCCAGCCACGCTCGCCGGGCAGGGTCCAGCGCGACAGCGAACGCGTGGCGATCGGGAAGGCGCCCGCCTCGCCCATGCCGAACAGGAAGCGCGAAACCATCATCGATCCCGCCGACCAGGTCAGCGCGGTCGCCGCTGTGAACATCGACCACCACAGCACGACCCCGGTCAGCGCCCGGCGCGGGCCGAAGCGATCGCCAAGCCAACCGCCGGGGATCTGGAACAGCGCATAGGCGATCTGGAACGAAGCGAAGATCCACCCCATCGTGACCAGCGAAAAGCCGAACTCTTCCTGGATCGAGGGCGCCGCGGTCGAGATGACGACGCGGTCCATATACGTGATCAGATAGGCGAGCACCGTCATCCACAGGACGACATGCCGCGTGCGCGTCGGGCGCTGGGCGGACTCGGTGGCGAGCGTCTCATCGGCGGTGAGGGGGGTGTTCATTTCGGCGCCTCGCCGCAGGCGTCGGCGGGGCGGCCGACGCAGGTCTGCCAGATCGTCGGCAATTTGCGCCCCGCGACATAGACGGTGCGGATCGCGCGGGTGTTGCGGATATCGGCGGTCGGATCGCGGTTGAGTACCAGCAGGTCGGCCCATTTGCCCTTTTCGACGGTGCCGATGTCGCGTGCGTCCAGGAAGCGTGCATTGGTGCCCGTCGCCGCGGTCAGCGCCTGCAGCGGGGTCACCCCGGCCTTGACCATCAACTCCAATTCCCAATGCGCGAAATAGCCGGGAAAGCGCGCGGTCGGGCCGCTATCGGTGCCCATGCCATAGGTAACGCCGGCCTTGGCCATCGTGCCGAAATTGGCCGACGCGTTGCGCAGTGCGGCGGGGTATTTGGCGAAATGCTTGCCCGTTGCCAACCGCTGCTGGCGCTCGGGGCTTTTGAGCGCGGCGATCGTCGCGGGGGCGACGCCGCGCGAGAAGAAGGGCTCGTCGACGAAGGGCAGCAGCTTGTAGGTGAACGACGCCTCGCGGCTAAGCGTCGAGGCGATCTGCCACACATCCTTCGCCTTCATCGACGTGAGAAGCGCAGGATCGACCGCGCGGTCGCGTACCTGGTGCATAAAGCCATCGACATCCTGGCCGACCAGCGCGGTCGCGTTGTCGTGGTAGAAGATGTGCGCCACCGCCTTCTTGCCGAGCTGGTGCGCGGTATCGATCGTCGGCTTGCTGATCGAATTGGGCATCCGGTCGGCCAAGTCGCCGAACTCGTCATCGACCCACAACTTCACGAAATCATCGCCCTTGGCGACTTCGCGCTGGACCATCGCCTGCGCTTCGGCAGGGGTGGCGACCGATTGTTCGAGCCCGGGGACGCCGCCATAGCTGCCCTTGAACACGACGCCGCGGCCCGAGGTGAAGGCGCGGGCGCTGTCGATCCGGCCGATGCGGCGCTGATCGGCGATGACGCGGTGGATGTCGTCGCCGTCGGTGCCGAGCGTGTAGACCGAGGTCACGCCATAGGCAGCGTACAGCTTCAATTGCTGCTCGATATTGTCGCCGTCGTAATATTTGGTGAAGTTCTGGTCGATCCCGTCGACCAGCCCGAGATGGACGTGGGCGTCGATCAGGCCGGGCATCACGAAGGCGCCGCGCAGATTTTCGCGCTTGGCGCCGCGCGGGGCCCGGATCCGGCTGGCGGGGCCGACTTGCGTGATCCGCCCGTCGACCATGACCAGCGACCGATCGCGCTGCGGCACCGAGCCTTTACCGTCGATCAACGTGAAATGTTCGAGAACGACCGTTTCGGCACGCGCAGTGGCTTGCGCCATGCAAAGCGTGACCGCGACGGCTATCATGCCAACAGGCCGCAGCTGTGATCGCCGCATCGCCCTCTCCCTATTTTCGTATCCTATACGATTCGAACTATGGGGGTGAGCGGGGTGTGTCAAGCGATCATCGGCGGTTACGCCGGTGCGGCTTCCTCGTTCTCGGCAAGCACGCTGTCCATCCGCTGCTGCGAGCGTTCGAGATGTTCGAGCACCGCGCGTTCGGCGGCGCCCGAGTCGCGCGCGACGAGCGCGTCGATGATGATTCGATGCTCGGCCGCCGCCTCGGTGGGGGCGTTGGTGCGATACAGCACGCGGAAGATGTTGAGATGGGCGTGGAGGCGCTCGACGGTCTCGGCGATCAGCCGGTTGCCGCTGAGCGTCGCGATCAACCGGTGCAGCCGGTCATCGGCCTCGGCGAAGCGTGGATAGGCGCTCGAATCGCCGTCGACGACGCTCGACATGTCGCGGTCGATCGTTCGCAGCACGTCGATCGCCTCCTCGGTGATCGCTTCGGCGGCGCGCGCGGCGGCATAGGGCTCGATCAGCTGGCGCAGCGTATAGAGGTCGCGGACTTCGTCGCGGGTCATCTGCGGGCTGGCGCGATAGCCGATATTGGGCACCTTGCAGACCATCTTCTCGGCTTCGAGCTGGCTGAGCGCTTCGCGGATCGGGGTCTGCGATATATTCAACCGGCGCGCGACCTGATCGATCGCGATCCGCTCGCCGGGGGCGATCTGCAGCGTCATCAGCGCGGTGAGCAGGTGGTCATAAGCCTGCATGACCATCGTCGGGCCGGCCGAGGGCCGGGCGCCCCGCGGGCGCGGCGCGGCGCCGTCCACCAGCGCATTGGGGTCGTTATAGGTCTGCCGCATCGTCGTTTCGCTTCGTAACAAGTATCTATACATGACCTATAGGATATTATTCTCCTGCGAAAGGGGCCGCAGCGGACCTGTGCCTGCCCAACGCACACCCTTTCGACCATCTTGCAAAATTCAGCGAATCGTAGGTCGCGGCCAGTGCGATCGCGACAGGGGGTCGCTTGGGAGGCGATTGGCGGGGCGGACCCGGTAGGTTGTCGGACAATATGCGAAGGGTGGATGGCAGATGCGCGAACCTGACTCCGAAATCTCTTTGGGCGATTCCGCAGGATCGGCAAATAATACGCACGAAGCGTCTGTTAAAATGTCCAGACCGGTAGTCCACCGATAGTCAGAAACATATCGTTATGGCTCATATAGTCCCACTCTATTGACTAATAGACCAGTATACCGAAGTAAAAAGCATATGCTATAGTATCTCGTGGTCAATAAATCAAATCAGATACGATTTGTTAAAAACCGCTTGAAATCTTTTCTCAGACATCTAATCCAATGCGGATAGAAATTCGCTTACGGCAAGCGGCGGTCTGCGCACCCTGAGGAAGGGGCGCGGCCCGTCGCGAGCACGATAAATGTCGATATCAATCCGGGAGATGATGTGATGCGAAACGGCGTTAATGGGTCAGGCCGCGCGACGGCGCATATTCGGTTCGCGAGCGTTCTGGCGATTGCGTGCTGCCTCGCGACGCCGGCGATGGCGCAAGAGGCCGCGCCCGCCGCTCCCGACGAAACGGCGCTTCCCGCGCAGGCCGAAGCCGACAGCGCTGCGTCGGTGCAGGACGTCGTCGTTACCGGTTCGCGCATCGTCTCGAGCGGCTTCAACGCCCCGACCCCCACGACGGTGATCGGCGACGCGCAGATCGAAGCCAACGCCCAGCCCAACATCTTCACCACCGTGTCGCAGCTTCCCTCGCTCCAGGGTTCGAGCGGTACGCAGGTCAACACCTTCAGCACCTCGAGCGGCGCGCAGGGGCTCAGCTCGTTCTCGCTTCGCGGCGTCGGCGCGATCCGCACGCTGACGCTGCTCGACGGCCAGCGCGTCGTCGGTGCCAACGTCACCGGTTCGCCCGACGTCAGCCTGTTCCCGCAGCTGCTGATCAAGCGCGTCGACATCGTCAACGGCGGCGCGTCGGCATCCTATGGCTCCGATGCGGTCGGCGGTGTCGTCAACTTCATCACCGACACCCGGTTCAAGGGCGTCAAGGGGAACGTCCAGGGCAGCATCACCGATTATGGCGATGACGAATCGGTCCTAGTCCAGCTCGCGGCGGGCACCAGCTTCATGGAAGATCGCCTGCATCTGGTCGTCAGCACCGAATATGCCGACGAAGCAGGCGTCGGGCCGGGCGAGTTCGGCATCGACCTTGCCAATGGTCGCGACTGGTACACCCAGCGAACGTTGGTCAACCGCGGCGTGCTCAACGACGGATCGCCGCAATATGTGATCCGCGATTTCGCGCAGTCGATCGGCTTTACCAAATATGGTTTGATCACCGCCGGCCCGCTGCAAGGCATCGCCTTCGATCAATCGGGCAGCCCGTTCGAGTTTGATTACGGATCGAACGGCGTACCCTCGGGCAATGCCGCGGGGACCGTCATCGGATGCTTCGCCGGCTTCTGCGAAGGCGGCGATCTTTCGGGCAACGTAGATGCTGGGCGTTCGCTCAAGTCGGGCATCGAGCGGATGAACAGCTATGGCCGGCTGGGCTTCGATTTCCTGCCCAACAACGAGGTCTATCTGTCGCTGAGCGTCAGCCAGGTGAAGACCAACAACCAGCCGATCAACGGCCAGAACCGCCCCAACCTCACGATCCAGTGCGCGAACCCGTTCGTGCCTGCGTCGGTGAGCGCACAATGCGCGACCGCGGGCATCACCAGCTTCCGCTATGGCACCAGCAACGCAGCACTCGGCAACACCCAGGTTTCGACCGACCGCCGCCAGTATCGCGGCGTCGTCGGTATCAAGGGCGCGCTGCCGGTGGGCGGCAGCGACTGGAATTACGACATCTATTACCAGCACGGCACGACCTATGCCGATATCGATGTCGACAACATCCTGCTGTCGAACCGCTTCAACCAGGCGATCGACGCGGTGATGCTGAACGGCGCGATCGTGTGCCGCAGCGCCGCAGCGCGCGCGAGCGGTTGCCAGCCGCTCAACATCATCGGCGGCAATCCGTCCGAGGCGGCGCTGCGCTATGTCCAGCCCGAACAGGGACCCTATCAGCGGACGCGACTGTCGCAGGACGTGATCGGGGTGAACTTCTCGGGCTCGCCGGTCGATCTGTGGGCAGGACCGTTGTCGGTCGCGTTCGGTGCCGAGTTCCGCCACGAATTCTACCGCGTCGAAGCCGATCCCTATGGCGCGGGCATCACCAATACGCCCAACAATGCCGACTACCCCTTCGACCCGGTCCTGCTCGCCGACGGTAACAACTGGTATGCGGGCAACTACAAGAACGGCAACGGCGCCTATGGCGTCAAGGAAGCCTATCTCGAGCTCGACCTTCCCGTCATCAATTCGGACGCGATGGGGCGTGCGAACATCAACGGCGCGGCGCGCATCACCGATTACTCGACCTCGGGCACCGTCTGGACGTGGAAGATCGGCGGCACCTGGGATCTGCCGATCGACGGGCTGCGCATCCGCGGCGTGACCTCGCGCGACGTCCGCGCGCCCAATTTGTCCGAGCTGTTCGCGGCGCCGGTCACGACGACGCTGCCCAATTTCTTCGATCCGTTCCAGAACCGCAACATCCTGGCGCTGCAGAACTCGATCGGGAACACCGAGCTGCGGCCCGAAATCGCACGCAACACCAATTTGGGGATCGCGCTGTCGGGCGCATCCTGGCTGCCGGGGTTCAGCGTCTCGGTCGATTATTATTCGATCAAGATCGACGACGTCATTTCGAGCATCGGCGCCGGCCAGATCGTCGATCTGTGCTTCCAGGGGCTGGTTCCCGAGACGTGCAGCGCGTTCAACCTGAACAACACCAACGGCCCGAACTTCATCAACGTCCAGGCCTTCAACCTGGCGTCGATCAAGACCAGCGGCTTCGATATCGAAGCGGGCTATCGCTGGGTCCAGCCGCTCGGCCTGCCGGGCAGCTTCTCGGTTCGCGCGCTGGCGACGCATGTGCGCGAGTTCATCACCGATACCGGTTTGCCTAACACCGTGCCGGCCGACAGCGCAGGCGTGAACCTGGGCAACACCCCCGATTGGAAGTGGCTGGCGACGCAAAGCTACGAGAACGATAATTTCTCGCTGCTGGTGCAGGAACGCTGGTTCAGCGACGGCAAGATCGGTGCGAACTATGTCGTGTGCGAAGCGGGCTCGTGCCCGGTTTCGACCTCGAACGCCCCGACGATCGACCAGAATTTCGTCCCCGGCGCCTTCTATCTCGACATCGGCGGCACGCTGAACGTGACCGAGGACGTCACCGCCTATTTCAAGGTCGACAACCTGCTCAACCGCGATCCGGCGCTGTCGCCCTTCTTCTCGAACCCTGCGCTGTACGACATGCTTGGCCGCACCTTCCGCCTGGGGATGCGCTTCAAGATGTAAGCCGGTCGATCGGGCGGTCGGCCAGCAGCGGTCCGTCCGCCGATCGCAAGGGACCGCGCCCCGTGGCGCGGTTTTTTGTGTCCGGGGACGATCGATGCCGCGACGATTCCGCCGGTCAGCTGCGGCGGGTGCTCATCGCCGCCGATCGTGTCGCGCAGGAATGCCAGCGCCGAGGGCGGTCCGTGCCGTTTCATTCGGCAAGGCGGCTCAGGCGCCCGCGGTGCCGAGGTTGAACAGCCGGTCGAGCCATTCCTTGCGGGTTTCGGTGTCGCCCTCGACATTGCCGATCAGCGTGTGCTCGACCGGGTCGATCCCCACCAGCTTGAGGATGTTGCGCTCGAAGCTCTTCACGCTGTGCGCGGCGTAGTAGAAGCGATAGAAAAACGCCGGCATCCCCATCGTCACCACCAGCCGCGCCGATCGTCCCGTCAGCAAGGGGCGCGGCATCGTCCCTTCGGCCAGCGCAAATCCGGGCCGCGCCACCTGCTCGAGAAACGCCTTGAGCAGCGCGGGCACGTCGCCGAGCCAGAGCGGATAGAGAATGACGAGGTGCTCGGCCCGGCGGATCGCCTGTTGCGCCGCGGCGATGTCGGGGGGCGGGGTGCCGTCGGTCCACTCGGCGCGCGAGCGCAGGAACGGAATGTCGATCGTCGCGAGCTCGAGGCGCTCTATCTTGTGCCCGCTGTCGCTTGCGCCGGCGGCATAGGCATCGGCCAGCGCATGGACATAGCGGCCGCGATCGGCATCGGGATGGCCATCGATGATCAGGATGTTCTTGCTCATCGCGCGACTGTGCCTGCGCGAGGCGACCACCAAAATACGTAGCTGTCCCAAGGGCCAGCACAGCGATCCGCCGATGGTCCTGCTAACATTCGATCCCCGGCGCCCCTCCGTAACATCCACAATGTCGAAGCCGCCTGGCTGCCGATAGCCTCGCAATCATTCGGTTGAGGAGGCAACGATGAAGAACGTGCTGGTGCTCTTGCATGACGATCCCGGCCAGGAGGCGCGGTTCCAGACCGCGCTCGACATCACCCGCGCGCTGAACGGGCATCTGACCTGCATCGATGTCGCGGTCGCCCCGATCTTCGTCGGCGACTATGCCGATATGGGCGGCACCGCGTTGCTGATGGCCGATGAACAGCAGCGTGAAAGCGCCAACCGGACGCGGATGGAGGCGCGCCTTCGCGTCGAGGACGTTCCTTATACCTGGCGCGATGCGCGCGGGTTTCTGGGCCAGTGCGTGCGCGATGCGGCGGTGATGACCGACCTGATCGTGCTCAACCGCGAGCTCGACGATATCCTCTACCCCGACATGCTCGAACTGGTGGGCGAGGTCCTGGTCAAGACCGGCAGGCCGATCATGGCGGTGCCCGCGACCACCAAGCGCTTCGATGCGTTCGGCAGCGCACTGCTTGCCTGGGACGGGTCGCCGCAATCGGAGGCGGCGCTGCGCGCAGCGATCCCGCTGCTCGAGCACGGCCGCATGGTGACGATCCTCGAGATCGACGACGGCTCGCTGAAGGTACCCGCCACCGAAGCGGCGACCTATCTTTCGCGCCACGGCATCAAATCGATGATCCGCCGCCATTCGTCGCTGATCGATCTGCCGAGCGCGCTCATCCTGGCCACCGCGGCCGAGCTCGGCGTGGCGTATGTCGTCATGGGCGGCTTCGGTCACAGCCGCTTCGTCGAGGCGACCTTCGGCGGGGTTACCAGGCGCATGCTCAAGCAATGCCCGGTGCCGATCTTCCTGGCACATTGAACACCGGTCTTGGGCTATTCTACTGAACCCGATGTCGGGATGACCGGCGATCGTCGCGCGTTGATCGTCGAGCCCGAAGACAGCGTCCGGCGTAGCCTGCAGCTGATGCTGCAGGGACTGCGCTTCGCGGTCCGTTCATTCGACGGCGTACCGCCCGCGCTTGCCGACGCCTATTCGCGTAATGCGCATGTCCTGCTGTTGGCGGACGGCGTTTTCCACGCCGGCGGCGGCGCGCTATTGTCGGTGCTGCGGGCTTCGGGATGGCAGGGCAGGGCGATATTGGTGACCCGATCGCCGCACCTTGGACGGGCCGCAGCAGCCAATAGTGCCGGGTTCGCAGCGGTCCTCATCAAGCCGGTGGGGCGCCTCGACCTGCTCAATGCGCTGGCGAAGCTATTCTAGCAGTCGCAAATGCGCGTTGGGCCTCGCTCAGCTTACCCGCGGTATCGTTTCGAATGGCCATCGGCCGATATCGCGCAAAAGACGGTTTTCTGATAATGACATAGCCACGCCATCGTTGCTGCGGAAACGCGGCGCACGGCGGGTGAGCGGATCGTGAGTGTTGAAAGGCGGGATGTAGCCCATTCGTATAGCTGCCCTGCAACCGCGCGTGTCTGGCTACGCCGTCGCCACCGGGGCGATCGGTGTGGCGGTGCTGGTGCATCTCGTCGCGATCCGCGCGCTTCCCGCTGCCTCTCCCTATCTGCCGTGCATCGTGGCGGTGCTGTTCACCGGCGTATTCGGCGGCGTCGGACCGGCGTTGCTGGCGACTGCGCTCAGCGTGGTGGTGGCGATGGCGTTCGGTTGGGATCCGGGCGGGGTCGGCATGATGGGGGTGTTCCCCTTCCTGCTCGCTGCCGCGGGGGTCATCTGGATTTCGCAGCGGATCGCGCGTCGGACAATCCAGGCCGACGAGCTCGCCGACGAACTCAATCTGATGATCGAGGGTGCGAGCGGCTATGCGCTCTACATGCTCGATCCGGCGGGGCGGGTGTCAATCTGGAACGAAGGCGCGCGCCGGCTGAAGGGCTGGCAGGCTGGCGAGATCGTGGGGCAGCATTGTTCGCTGTTCTATTCGGCGCAGGCCGCGGCGGCAGGCAAGCCGCAGGCCGATCTCGAACGTGCGCGAAAGATGGGCAAGGTCGACGAGGAGGACTGGCGGGTCCGTCAGGACGGCTCGGAATTCCTGGCGCACG
The genomic region above belongs to Sphingomonas qomolangmaensis and contains:
- a CDS encoding gluconate 2-dehydrogenase subunit 3 family protein; this translates as MTDHKLTDRRTLLKFAGLGMGAAAVPGTLGAQQTDPVAQTGANPVPPSGGHAGHAMAGRTPAPATDAAPAGYMFLDTEEAAFVEAFVDTLIPADELSAKGSELGVATFIDRQLYSAWGQGRTMYLQGPFVEGTPEQGYQSALTPADIVRLGIAEANAVVRNTYADNSFDTVTDAERVAIVTALEADKIALEVVPTPVFFRMLFQLAMDGFFADPLYGGNKGKASWKLLGYPGVGEMYSDKIAEWRNKPFRVEEPMSIQDFG
- a CDS encoding MFS transporter, translated to MNTPLTADETLATESAQRPTRTRHVVLWMTVLAYLITYMDRVVISTAAPSIQEEFGFSLVTMGWIFASFQIAYALFQIPGGWLGDRFGPRRALTGVVLWWSMFTAATALTWSAGSMMVSRFLFGMGEAGAFPIATRSLSRWTLPGERGWAQGLTHAGARLGGAITPVFVALLIVSFGWRMPFVAFALIGVAWAGLWFWFYRDTPREHRSVNAAELALIEGELGQGKPRSSVPWRKLLAQPQLWTLSAMYFCYAYCINIFLTWFPKYLHDARGYDLAMMGLFASMPLMAGVVGDLAGGWSSDRLVKRGAGLKMARRVVAIIGFLIAAAMIPLAASIEAPIASILCFCVALFGLELTVGVSWAVTLDIGGEYAGSVSAVMNTLGNIGAAIAAAVTGYIVSASGWFAAFAVLAVLCLIAAALFLRIDASRPLYVEGPPAP
- a CDS encoding amidohydrolase family protein, whose amino-acid sequence is MRRSQLRPVGMIAVAVTLCMAQATARAETVVLEHFTLIDGKGSVPQRDRSLVMVDGRITQVGPASRIRAPRGAKRENLRGAFVMPGLIDAHVHLGLVDGIDQNFTKYYDGDNIEQQLKLYAAYGVTSVYTLGTDGDDIHRVIADQRRIGRIDSARAFTSGRGVVFKGSYGGVPGLEQSVATPAEAQAMVQREVAKGDDFVKLWVDDEFGDLADRMPNSISKPTIDTAHQLGKKAVAHIFYHDNATALVGQDVDGFMHQVRDRAVDPALLTSMKAKDVWQIASTLSREASFTYKLLPFVDEPFFSRGVAPATIAALKSPERQQRLATGKHFAKYPAALRNASANFGTMAKAGVTYGMGTDSGPTARFPGYFAHWELELMVKAGVTPLQALTAATGTNARFLDARDIGTVEKGKWADLLVLNRDPTADIRNTRAIRTVYVAGRKLPTIWQTCVGRPADACGEAPK
- a CDS encoding GntR family transcriptional regulator encodes the protein MRQTYNDPNALVDGAAPRPRGARPSAGPTMVMQAYDHLLTALMTLQIAPGERIAIDQVARRLNISQTPIREALSQLEAEKMVCKVPNIGYRASPQMTRDEVRDLYTLRQLIEPYAAARAAEAITEEAIDVLRTIDRDMSSVVDGDSSAYPRFAEADDRLHRLIATLSGNRLIAETVERLHAHLNIFRVLYRTNAPTEAAAEHRIIIDALVARDSGAAERAVLEHLERSQQRMDSVLAENEEAAPA
- a CDS encoding TonB-dependent receptor plug domain-containing protein, which produces MRNGVNGSGRATAHIRFASVLAIACCLATPAMAQEAAPAAPDETALPAQAEADSAASVQDVVVTGSRIVSSGFNAPTPTTVIGDAQIEANAQPNIFTTVSQLPSLQGSSGTQVNTFSTSSGAQGLSSFSLRGVGAIRTLTLLDGQRVVGANVTGSPDVSLFPQLLIKRVDIVNGGASASYGSDAVGGVVNFITDTRFKGVKGNVQGSITDYGDDESVLVQLAAGTSFMEDRLHLVVSTEYADEAGVGPGEFGIDLANGRDWYTQRTLVNRGVLNDGSPQYVIRDFAQSIGFTKYGLITAGPLQGIAFDQSGSPFEFDYGSNGVPSGNAAGTVIGCFAGFCEGGDLSGNVDAGRSLKSGIERMNSYGRLGFDFLPNNEVYLSLSVSQVKTNNQPINGQNRPNLTIQCANPFVPASVSAQCATAGITSFRYGTSNAALGNTQVSTDRRQYRGVVGIKGALPVGGSDWNYDIYYQHGTTYADIDVDNILLSNRFNQAIDAVMLNGAIVCRSAAARASGCQPLNIIGGNPSEAALRYVQPEQGPYQRTRLSQDVIGVNFSGSPVDLWAGPLSVAFGAEFRHEFYRVEADPYGAGITNTPNNADYPFDPVLLADGNNWYAGNYKNGNGAYGVKEAYLELDLPVINSDAMGRANINGAARITDYSTSGTVWTWKIGGTWDLPIDGLRIRGVTSRDVRAPNLSELFAAPVTTTLPNFFDPFQNRNILALQNSIGNTELRPEIARNTNLGIALSGASWLPGFSVSVDYYSIKIDDVISSIGAGQIVDLCFQGLVPETCSAFNLNNTNGPNFINVQAFNLASIKTSGFDIEAGYRWVQPLGLPGSFSVRALATHVREFITDTGLPNTVPADSAGVNLGNTPDWKWLATQSYENDNFSLLVQERWFSDGKIGANYVVCEAGSCPVSTSNAPTIDQNFVPGAFYLDIGGTLNVTEDVTAYFKVDNLLNRDPALSPFFSNPALYDMLGRTFRLGMRFKM
- a CDS encoding NAD(P)H-dependent oxidoreductase; amino-acid sequence: MSKNILIIDGHPDADRGRYVHALADAYAAGASDSGHKIERLELATIDIPFLRSRAEWTDGTPPPDIAAAQQAIRRAEHLVILYPLWLGDVPALLKAFLEQVARPGFALAEGTMPRPLLTGRSARLVVTMGMPAFFYRFYYAAHSVKSFERNILKLVGIDPVEHTLIGNVEGDTETRKEWLDRLFNLGTAGA
- a CDS encoding universal stress protein: MKNVLVLLHDDPGQEARFQTALDITRALNGHLTCIDVAVAPIFVGDYADMGGTALLMADEQQRESANRTRMEARLRVEDVPYTWRDARGFLGQCVRDAAVMTDLIVLNRELDDILYPDMLELVGEVLVKTGRPIMAVPATTKRFDAFGSALLAWDGSPQSEAALRAAIPLLEHGRMVTILEIDDGSLKVPATEAATYLSRHGIKSMIRRHSSLIDLPSALILATAAELGVAYVVMGGFGHSRFVEATFGGVTRRMLKQCPVPIFLAH
- a CDS encoding response regulator encodes the protein MIVEPEDSVRRSLQLMLQGLRFAVRSFDGVPPALADAYSRNAHVLLLADGVFHAGGGALLSVLRASGWQGRAILVTRSPHLGRAAAANSAGFAAVLIKPVGRLDLLNALAKLF